A portion of the Candoia aspera isolate rCanAsp1 chromosome 18, rCanAsp1.hap2, whole genome shotgun sequence genome contains these proteins:
- the TMEM51 gene encoding transmembrane protein 51 codes for MAQSRSSGSHYALTAIGLGMLVLGVVMAVWNLVPGFGLSTKPPLASSPHHNETEIHKGVLHRNKTFSVAYVLVGAGVLLLLFSICLTVRDRRKRGHCEEDVIQIRPQPSVERPPPEDSQEEDEQSLSRYYVPSYEEVVNGVYPGSRVPAEPGARISVSLPSYESLTGLEDNLPTRPATAAGAAPGPGGERPLTRQSSRLSKRLKPLKVRRIKSEKLHLKNLHLGGTPPDRVTIEPLTPPPQYDEISPKLPDPRAEP; via the exons ATGGCCCAGTCCAGGTCCAGCGGCTCCCACTATGCCCTGACGGCCATTGGGCTGGGAATGCTGGTCCTCGGAGTCGTCATGGCTGTCTGGAACCTGGTCCCAGGCTTCGGCCTCAGCACCAAGCCTCCCCTGGCCAGCAGCCCCCACCACAACGAGACGGAGATCCACAAAGGAGTCTTGCACCGGAACAAGACCTTCTCGGTGGCCTACGTGTTGGTTGGGGCTGGGGTCCTGCTGCTGCTCTTCTCGATCTGCCTGACCGTccgggacaggaggaagagggggCACTGCGAGGAGGACGTCATCCAGATACGCCCACAGCCCTCGGTCGAGCGGCCTCCCCCGGAGGACAG CCAAGAAGAGGACGAACAGAGCCTCTCTCGCTACTACGTGCCCAGCTACGAGGAGGTGGTCAACGGGGTCTACCCGGGCAGCAGGGTGCCTGCTGAGCCCGGTGCCCGCATCAGCGTCTCTCTTCCCTCTTATGAGTCTCTGACGGGCCTGGAGGACAACCTCCCCACCAGACCCGCCACGGCGGCAGGGGCGGCCCCCGGACCTGGCGGGGAGCGCCCCCTCACCAGACAGAGCTCCCGGCTGAGCAAACGGCTGAAGCCCTTGAAAGTGCGCAGGATCAAGTCCGAGAAGCTGCACCTGAAGAACCTCCACCTAGGGGGAACCCCTCCCGACCGGGTCACGATTGAGCCGCTCACGCCCCCTCCGCAGTACGATGAGATCTCCCCCAAGCTTCCTGATCCCCGGGCGGAGCCGTGA